The Pecten maximus chromosome 12, xPecMax1.1, whole genome shotgun sequence genome includes a region encoding these proteins:
- the LOC117340017 gene encoding uncharacterized protein LOC117340017 — protein MESRLEDRKELLQKTMEGIKLLVKTFGEKLQILLEDQNSGFDSLTDLRKQVDLRLDAMQKDLTDKLVSSYKQEKENLDLSIQKCERLMSSIENTVESSETAVQRNDSVNTILMYQRGQAEMESYQNLITEIRKSFASVRIKHVVDPSLVRLDKDSPLSLGNVIIEKKPEQLPKGISTMWPLCECDVKEVGKFSIKCPSDGGDCRATGIVYLPDDHIVVGDYNNNKIKLFTASGKCLDEMKVTGHPIDMCCVDDDTIAAAIFKSGIHVIRVNHAKLTLSSIIKLSNGAHPFGITYSNEAFTVSTPTDVYRVGKDGVSTKIASYSNHINHLACDPRTGHIYGSQRTSEDGNVAVYRLSDSKLTSISKVGLLKYVFGVDVDGDGNVYVCGWESDNVVQMSGDGTNVRELLTSLNGVDKPRAISVCGNKFVVTNQSSQNRNDVRVFELY, from the exons ATGGAGTCACGACTGGAGGATCGAAAGGAATTACTACAAAAGACAATGGAGGGTATCAAGTTACTCGTCAAAACATTTGGCGAGAAACTTCAAATCCTCCTAGAAGATCAAAATTCTGGATTTGACAGTTTAACAGATCTTCGAAAACAGGTCGACCTACGTCTTGACGCCATGCAGAAGGACCTCACAGACAAACTTGTATCGTCTTACAAGCAAGAAAAGGAAAATCTTGACTTGTCTATTCAGAAATGTGAACGTCTGATGTCATCCATTGAGAACACAGTAGAAAGCTCCGAGACAGCTGTTCAGAGGAATGATAGCGTAAACACAATCTTGATGTACCAGAGAGGCCAGGCGGAGATGGAGTCCTACCAGAACCTGATAACGGAAATAAGGAAGTCTTTTGCTTCTGTCAGAATAAAACATGTCGTCGATCCCAGTCTGGTCAGGTTGGATAAGGATAGCCCACTGTCGTTAGGAAACGTCATTATAGAGAAAAAACCAGAACAGCTCCCAAAAGGAATAAGTACCATGTGGCCTTTGTGCGAATGTGACGTGAAGGAGGTAGGCAAGTTCAGCATCAAGTGTCCATCAGATGGAGGCGATTGTCGTGCAACTGGTATTGTTTACTTACCTGATGATCATATCGTTGTAGGAgattacaacaacaacaaaataaagttGTTTACAGCTTCAGGGAAATGTTTGGATGAGATGAAG GTTACAGGACACCCGATTGATATGTGTTGTGTAGATGATGACACTATAGCGGCCGCTATCTTCAAATCTGGTATACACGTCATCAGAGTGAATCATGCAAAACTAACATTGTCTTCCATAATAAAACTTTCTAACGGAGCACACCCCTTTGGTATCACTTACTCAAATGAGGCGTTTACTGTGAGTACTCCGACCGATGTGTATAGAGTCGGTAAGGATGGGGTATCGACCAAAATTGCTTCCTATTCAAATCACATCAATCATCTTGCGTGCGACCCAAGGACAGGACACATATATGGAAGTCAACGGACATCCGAGGATGGTAATGTAGCTGTATACAGACTGTCAGACAGTAAACTTACAAGCATATCAAAAGTTGGTTTGCTGAAGTACGTGTTTGGTGTAGACGTCGACGGTGACGGCAATGTGTACGTGTGTGGGTGGGAGTCCGATAACGTGGTACAGATGTCAGGTGACGGGACAAACGTCAGAGAGCTGCTGACGTCATTAAACGGTGTAGACAAACCGAGGGCGATATCTGTGTGTGGGAACAAATTCGTGGTTACAAACCAATCATCACAAAATCGTAATGACGTGCGCGTGTTTGAACTTTACTGA
- the LOC117339706 gene encoding E3 ubiquitin-protein ligase TRIM7-like translates to MAEGGEGHHDVPDSPRPPKNANLSDCPICLEQLHEPKSLPCLHSFCQECLSTFIIKDLSGKMASASAFPCPVCRKMTQPVNPSEDKEKWAQQFPASVIVKDLVKPTALEPMYCKPCEKKGTPGTPATIWCKTCKVLFCTTCKVDFHDLIHEGCEIVDVTGKKENPSRQVTEQIRCEKHTKEVDYYCEDHQVLGCSRCITIDHRRCDVVTTTQEYRDKLKTESRLEDRKELLQKAMEAIKLLVKTFGEKLQILLEDQNSGFDSITELRKQVDLDLDAMQKDLTDKLVSSYKQEKENLDLSIQKCERLMSSIENTVESSETAVQRNDSVNTTLMYQRGQAEIEFYQNLITEIRKSFSSIRIKHVVDPSLFRLDKDIPLSLGNVTVVTNIEPLPEGIRSVRPLSECDGKEGCKFSIKRPSDRTNCTSLGIVYLPDHHIVLGDYSNNKLKLFKAAGKFEDEVKVEGNPCDMCRVDDHTVAVGNHSIPVMHVFRIESSKLTLTSEIKLSNGIQPRAVIYTDDEFVVSSVNQLYRVQQNGDSESINCSVVKCLHLAYDPNTRHIYGSHFASTNGDVAVYRFSSGTRTVMTKVGLVTGALGLDVDGDGNVYVCGWSSNNVVQM, encoded by the coding sequence ATGGCTGAAGGTGGTGAAGGACACCACGATGTCCCTGACAGTCCCAGACCTCCGAAGAACGCCAACCTCTCAGATTGTCCAATTTGTCTGGAGCAGCTGCACGAACCAAAGTCCCTCCCGTGTCTTCATTCCTTCTGTCAGGAATGTTTGTCCACCTTCATCATCAAAGACCTGTCAGGAAAGATGGCGTCGGCGAGTGCCTTCCCTTGTCCTGTGTGTAGGAAGATGACACAGCCTGTCAACCCGTCTGAGGACAAGGAGAAATGGGCTCAACAATTCCCAGCCAGTGTAATAGTGAAAGATCTGGTAAAGCCCACGGCACTTGAGCCGATGTACTGTAAACCTTGTGAGAAGAAAGGGACACCTGGGACTCCGGCCACCATCTGGTGTAAAACTTGTAAGGTCCTGTTCTGTACAACATGTAAAGTCGATTTTCACGATTTGATCCACGAAGGTTGTGAAATAGTAGATGTAACAGGGAAGAAAGAAAATCCTTCGCGACAAGTAACAGAACAGATCCGATGTGAAAAACACACGAAGGAGGTCGATTACTATTGTGAGGATCACCAGGTACTTGGTTGTAGTAGATGTATCACCATAGACCACAGACGATGTGACGTAGTGACAACGACACAGGAATACCGTGACAAACTGAAGACGGAGTCACGACTGGAGGATCGAAAGGAATTACTACAGAAAGCGATGGAGGCTATCAAATTGCTCGTCAAAACATTTGGCGAGAAACTTCAAATTCTTCTAGAAGATCAAAATTCTGGATTTGACAGTATAACAGAATTACGAAAACAGGTCGATCTAGATTTGGATGCCATGCAGAAGGACCTCACAGACAAACTGGTATCATCTTATAAACAAGAAAAGGAAAATCTGGACTTGTCTATTCAGAAATGTGAACGTCTGATGTCATCCATTGAGAACACAGTAGAAAGCTCCGAGACAGCTGTTCAGAGGAATGATAGCGTAAACACAACATTGATGTATCAGAGAGGCCAGGCGGAAATCGAGTTCTACCAGAACCTGATAACGGAAATAAGGAAGTCATTCTCCTCTATCAGGATCAAGCATGTCGTAGATCCGAGTCTTTTCAGGTTGGATAAAGATATTCCACTGTCATTAGGAAACGTCACAGTAGTGACAAATATAGAACCGCTACCAGAGGGAATACGTAGTGTGAGACCCTTATCGGAATGTGATGGGAAAGAGGGATGCAAGTTCAGCATTAAGCGTCCATCAGATAGAACAAATTGCACTTCACTTGGTATTGTTTATTTACCGGACCATCATATTGTTCTCGGAGATTATAGTAACAACAAACTCAAGCTGTTTAAAGCTGCGGGCAAATTCGAGGATGAAGTCAAAGTTGAAGGTAATCCCTGTGACATGTGTCGTGTTGATGATCACACAGTAGCGGTCGGTAACCACAGTATTCCTGTTATGCATGTCTTCAGGATTGAGTCATCAAAATTGACTCTGACGTCAGAGATAAAGCTGTCAAACGGTATACAACCTAGagctgtaatatatacagatgaTGAGTTTGTGGTGAGCTCTGTGAATCAACTGTACCGTGTACAACAGAATGGGGACTCGGAATCTATTAACTGTTCCGTTGTTAAATGCCTCCATCTTGCGTATGATCCAAACACCCGACACATATACGGCAGCCACTTTGCATCCACAAATGGTGATGTAGCTGTTTACAGATTTTCAAGTGGTACACGTACAGTCATGACAAAGGTCGGTTTGGTAACGGGAGCGTTGGGATTAGACGTCGACGGTGACGGCAATGTGTACGTGTGTGGTTGGTCATCCAATAACGTGGTACAGATGTGA
- the LOC117339707 gene encoding ficolin-1-A-like, with product MSCDFAAAIDAEHISEALCKSDQFKKVQNLVEAELSLDKISSNTGIRNRAMCAKHCINEGCLSFSYTEVNKKCDTYSRFIVEKKDADVFLKGPPPLCCEFETRVDQLPNTESSGVYDFITTEGENLKVFYDTDTEDGPWIVIQRRTNGDVDFYRNWEDYKNGFGNIQYSTFHVANEAQNYRLSVQGFSGNISYDALSAHDGYDFTTFDRDNDDQIGENCAHTYLGAWWYSNCFFFPILTAVMLQTMVILIPKHWCGGTFLTRSR from the exons ATGAGCTGTGATTTCGCTGCCG CAATAGATGCCGAACATATCTCAGAGGCCCTCTGTAAAAGTGACCAGTTCAAGAAAGTACAAAATCTAGTGGAAGCGGAGCTCAGTTTGGATAAAATCAGTTCTAATACCGGGATCCGAAACCGTGCAATGTGTGCAAAGCACTGCATAAACGAAGGATGTCTGTCATTCTCGTACACCGAGGTCAACAAAAAGTGTGACACCTACTCTCGCTTTATTGTCGAAAAGAAGGATGCTGACGTATTTCTCAAAGG ccctccacctctttgttgcgagttcgaaacccgcGTTGACCAGTTGCCTAATACAGAAT CGTCCGGTGTCTACGACTTCATTACAACAGAAGGAGAAAATCTCAAGGTGTTCTATGACACGGACACTGAAGATGGACCATGGATC GTGATACAGAGACGAACAAATGGAGATGTTGATTTCTATCGTAACTGGGAAGACTACAAGAACGGTTTTGGGAATATACAGTACTCGACATTCCATGTGGCAAATGAAGCTCAGAATTACAGGCTGTCTGTGCAGGGGTTCTCTGGAAACATTTCCT ATGATGCCTTGTCCGCTCATGATGGTTACGACTTCACGACCTTTGACAGAGACAACGACGACCAAATAGGAGAAAACTGTGCCCATACATACCTTGGTGCCTGGTGGTATtccaactgttttttttttccaatctTAACGGCCGTTATGTTACAGACAATGGTAATATTGATACCAAAGCATTGGTGTGGCGGTACTTTCCTGACCCGGAGTCGATAG